The Chryseobacterium nakagawai genome has a segment encoding these proteins:
- a CDS encoding methyltransferase domain-containing protein yields MAWNPEVYDQFKEERSAPFFDLLKLVESRTGVSVIDLGCGTGELTSKLLDYLEDSRVLGIDSSEEMLEKAAQFKTSRLTFERRSIEEQLDLGDTYDLIISNAAIQWCSNHKELFPRIIGKIKEGGQLAVQIPSNHEYVVHQLLRKVAGTEPYKSAYNGWVREYTVLTIEDYSRILFENKGREITVYEKVFPHVLKDAEAVFTWASATAMLPYIERLPNELKEEFKNDYKQQLQNTFPESPVFYPFKRTFISAKF; encoded by the coding sequence ATGGCTTGGAATCCTGAAGTATATGACCAATTTAAAGAAGAGCGTTCAGCACCTTTTTTTGATTTGTTAAAGCTTGTAGAATCAAGAACAGGAGTATCTGTTATAGATCTGGGATGTGGAACAGGAGAACTTACCTCAAAACTTTTAGATTATTTGGAAGATTCAAGGGTTTTAGGCATAGATTCCTCTGAAGAAATGCTTGAAAAAGCAGCGCAGTTCAAGACCAGCAGATTAACCTTTGAAAGAAGAAGTATTGAAGAGCAACTTGATTTGGGAGATACTTATGATTTGATTATCTCCAATGCTGCCATCCAATGGTGCAGCAATCATAAAGAACTTTTTCCAAGAATAATAGGCAAGATCAAGGAAGGTGGGCAATTGGCAGTGCAGATTCCTTCTAATCACGAGTATGTAGTACATCAGCTTCTCAGAAAAGTTGCAGGAACTGAACCCTATAAAAGTGCCTATAATGGATGGGTAAGAGAATATACAGTTTTAACAATTGAAGACTATTCTCGGATATTATTTGAAAATAAAGGAAGAGAGATTACTGTATATGAGAAAGTATTTCCTCATGTTCTTAAAGATGCAGAAGCCGTATTTACCTGGGCTTCCGCAACAGCAATGCTTCCTTATATAGAAAGGCTTCCTAACGAATTGAAAGAAGAATTTAAAAACGATTATAAACAACAATTACAAAACACCTTCCCTGAATCACCGGTCTTTTATCCATTTAAGAGAACCTTTATTTCAGCGAAATTTTAA
- a CDS encoding adenylyltransferase/cytidyltransferase family protein translates to MKTQRIGITFSSFDLLHAGHIKMLEEAKTVCDYLIVGLQIDPSHDRPNKNRPSQTIVERYIQLKAVNAVDEIIPYYTEEDLLDILKSFVIDIRIIGDDYMDRDFTGKQYCEEKGIEIFYNKRDHRFSTSDLRKRIYEAEKEKAERIESVK, encoded by the coding sequence ATGAAGACACAAAGAATAGGTATTACATTTTCCTCATTTGATTTATTACATGCTGGGCATATCAAAATGCTTGAAGAAGCAAAAACAGTATGTGATTATCTGATTGTTGGCCTGCAGATTGATCCATCCCACGACAGACCCAATAAGAACAGACCAAGCCAAACAATCGTTGAACGTTATATTCAACTAAAAGCTGTAAATGCTGTAGATGAAATTATTCCTTACTATACAGAAGAAGACTTGCTGGATATCTTAAAATCTTTTGTAATCGATATAAGAATCATTGGCGATGATTATATGGATAGAGATTTTACAGGTAAGCAATACTGTGAAGAAAAAGGAATTGAAATTTTTTATAACAAAAGAGATCACAGGTTTTCCACCAGCGACTTAAGAAAAAGAATCTACGAAGCTGAAAAAGAAAAAGCAGAAAGAATAGAATCAGTAAAATAA
- a CDS encoding TonB-dependent receptor domain-containing protein gives MKNKTEIVNIFTRKTLGLTLVLSAAAMAFAQEKSDVSGTIVNKKNQPVPYASVTFSNKANKSLSDAVLTDEKGQYKLQLTPGSYDIAVEAIDYKKSIINKNITGAGNIGALSIEPEATTTLDGKTQELQGVVITASAAKPYKVELDKKTYDPSQDIVSKGGSLQDVLTNVPSVTVDTDGTVSMRGSSNVKFLINGKPSSLLGIDDGANALQSIPADQIERIEVITNPSSKFEASGTSGILNIILKKSKKVGFNGSVVGSLGYFPRTSLNTNLSWRKNNWTWFVNGGGGYTENKTKSNSETTYHNITFPKIDPIPTTQAGIDKIPTIPAHQLQNSTNKTYNKNYNVSAGFVYDVSEKTSINLTGLVRTFEGDGNELVNTYDSFYKYTGDTSNLWKLMNPYTLRDSKSIYNNLAFQGDVGLDHKFDDKGQNLSVSLSLQRNRSNNNGDIQESVDQVLSVQDITRRHSVSKTVIGKADYELPIGENSKFEAGYRLDINNNTYDNFVSSTSNNPFILDYNNNTDYKEMFNAFYLQFKSKIGSFAYQVGLRDEISNVKINYISQNPNAAPIDKTKNYNNLFPSVFLSYDIAKNNQILVNYSRRIDRPRSFFMVPFSNYVNNQNIFAGNIDLNPSYVDSYEVGYNLTKKKFTLNPTLYYRHATEDTKMLVYRPDERQTVFYTKPENLGNDDRIGLDLNFTYDPFVWFKIMGSADIFRYKTTGITSYATIDKEGLAQTRILDFTGSGFSTRLRLNTTFRLDKTLSVQLQGFYRGGQKTVNQDRKDMYALNFGASKTIWKGDGTITFNIQDIFNTRGMEVFNYSSDYTRSSFMQWQPRQFSISLTYRFKQGEKIEQPKRKKDINSNTTGDDQQGPM, from the coding sequence ATGAAGAATAAGACAGAAATTGTCAATATTTTCACCAGAAAAACACTAGGACTTACTTTAGTACTCTCGGCAGCGGCTATGGCTTTTGCCCAGGAGAAATCAGACGTTTCAGGAACCATTGTCAATAAGAAGAACCAACCGGTACCTTATGCCTCTGTAACCTTTAGCAACAAAGCCAACAAATCATTAAGCGATGCTGTATTGACAGATGAAAAGGGGCAGTATAAATTACAGCTTACTCCCGGAAGTTATGATATTGCTGTAGAGGCAATTGATTACAAAAAAAGCATCATCAATAAAAACATTACCGGAGCCGGAAATATTGGCGCACTATCTATTGAACCTGAAGCTACTACTACATTGGATGGTAAAACACAGGAGCTGCAAGGTGTTGTCATTACAGCTTCCGCAGCGAAACCTTACAAGGTAGAACTGGATAAAAAAACTTATGATCCATCCCAAGATATCGTAAGTAAAGGAGGAAGTCTTCAGGATGTGTTAACCAATGTACCATCCGTTACAGTAGATACAGACGGAACCGTATCCATGAGGGGAAGTTCAAACGTAAAATTCTTAATCAATGGTAAACCTTCTTCCCTATTAGGTATTGATGATGGAGCAAATGCTTTGCAGAGTATTCCGGCTGACCAGATCGAGAGAATTGAAGTCATTACTAATCCTTCGTCAAAATTTGAAGCAAGTGGAACTTCAGGTATTTTAAATATTATTCTTAAAAAGAGCAAAAAAGTAGGATTTAATGGTAGCGTGGTCGGAAGTCTTGGATACTTTCCGAGAACCTCCCTTAACACCAATTTAAGCTGGAGAAAAAATAACTGGACCTGGTTTGTAAACGGTGGCGGCGGTTATACAGAAAATAAAACCAAAAGTAATTCTGAAACGACTTACCATAATATTACTTTCCCTAAAATAGATCCTATTCCTACTACCCAGGCAGGAATAGATAAAATTCCTACAATCCCTGCTCACCAGCTTCAAAACTCCACCAATAAAACTTATAATAAAAACTATAATGTAAGTGCCGGCTTTGTATATGACGTTTCTGAAAAAACATCCATTAACTTAACAGGATTGGTAAGAACTTTTGAAGGCGACGGAAATGAACTTGTAAATACTTACGACAGCTTTTATAAATATACAGGAGATACATCAAATCTCTGGAAATTGATGAATCCTTACACCTTGAGAGATTCTAAAAGTATCTATAATAACCTTGCTTTTCAGGGAGATGTAGGTTTGGATCATAAGTTTGATGATAAAGGTCAGAACTTATCCGTATCTCTAAGTTTACAGAGAAACAGAAGCAATAATAATGGTGACATCCAAGAAAGTGTAGACCAAGTTCTTTCTGTACAAGATATTACCAGAAGACATTCTGTAAGTAAAACCGTGATAGGAAAAGCAGATTATGAATTACCAATAGGTGAAAATTCTAAATTTGAAGCTGGTTATAGATTAGATATCAATAACAACACCTACGATAACTTTGTAAGCAGTACTTCTAATAATCCTTTTATTTTAGATTATAATAATAATACAGACTATAAGGAAATGTTCAATGCGTTCTATTTACAATTTAAAAGTAAAATTGGAAGCTTTGCCTATCAGGTAGGATTAAGAGACGAGATCTCTAATGTTAAGATCAATTATATCAGCCAAAATCCAAATGCAGCTCCGATTGATAAGACCAAGAATTACAATAATTTATTTCCAAGTGTATTCTTAAGTTATGATATTGCTAAAAACAACCAGATCTTAGTAAACTATTCCCGCAGAATAGACAGACCAAGATCATTCTTTATGGTACCTTTCTCAAATTATGTCAATAACCAGAATATTTTCGCAGGAAATATTGATTTAAATCCATCCTATGTAGATTCTTATGAAGTAGGTTATAACCTTACTAAGAAGAAGTTTACCCTGAACCCTACTTTGTATTACAGACATGCCACAGAAGACACGAAAATGCTAGTCTACAGACCGGATGAAAGACAGACAGTGTTCTATACCAAACCGGAAAATCTAGGTAATGACGATCGTATTGGTTTGGATCTGAACTTTACCTATGATCCTTTTGTATGGTTTAAAATCATGGGTAGTGCAGATATATTCAGATACAAAACAACGGGAATCACTTCTTATGCAACAATAGATAAAGAAGGATTAGCTCAGACAAGAATTTTAGACTTTACAGGAAGTGGTTTCTCTACAAGATTACGTCTTAATACCACCTTCAGACTAGATAAAACGTTAAGTGTACAATTGCAAGGGTTCTACAGAGGAGGACAGAAAACCGTGAACCAAGATAGAAAAGATATGTATGCTCTAAACTTTGGAGCTTCCAAAACGATATGGAAAGGAGACGGAACTATTACTTTCAATATTCAGGATATCTTTAATACAAGAGGAATGGAAGTATTTAATTACAGTAGTGACTATACCAGAAGCAGCTTTATGCAATGGCAGCCAAGACAGTTTTCTATCTCTTTAACCTATAGATTTAAACAAGGTGAGAAAATAGAACAACCTAAAAGGAAAAAGGACATTAACTCCAATACAACAGGTGATGACCAACAAGGTCCAATGTAA
- the mltG gene encoding endolytic transglycosylase MltG: MKKAILIIILLVFVVAGFFGLRFYNKYFGNNVEKDGYVLIPHKANFNQILDSIAPFIKDRESFETVAKDKGLPANFKAGRYHIQSGKGNTDLVNMIKAGNQTANSFRIGDFGDMYQMIGKVTKKTELDSLHFVNDLDVLAQEKGYKNVEDLKKYFFIDTYNFFWTVSPREFFSKFEDQYNEFWTSERKSKEQQSGLSREQIYALASIVYKESGGKKDEMKTIAGLYLNRYRKGMKLQSDPTVIYAINKQTNFKESIKRVLYKHLSTPSPYNTYANAGIPPGPICVVDKNSVDAVLNAESNNYIFMCADPARFGYHKFTASAEEHAVNAKAYQDWLNSKNIK, from the coding sequence ATGAAAAAAGCTATTCTCATTATCATTCTGCTCGTTTTTGTAGTGGCAGGATTTTTTGGTTTGAGATTTTATAATAAATATTTTGGAAACAATGTAGAAAAGGACGGTTATGTTTTGATCCCTCATAAGGCAAACTTTAATCAAATCCTGGATTCTATCGCTCCATTTATCAAAGACCGTGAATCTTTTGAAACAGTAGCTAAAGATAAAGGTCTTCCTGCTAATTTTAAAGCGGGACGTTACCATATCCAAAGCGGGAAAGGAAATACAGACCTTGTTAATATGATTAAAGCGGGTAACCAGACAGCAAATTCATTCAGAATCGGAGATTTTGGAGATATGTACCAAATGATTGGTAAGGTTACCAAAAAAACAGAACTGGACTCCCTTCATTTTGTTAATGATCTTGATGTACTGGCACAGGAAAAGGGATATAAAAATGTTGAAGATCTAAAGAAATATTTCTTCATTGATACTTATAACTTTTTCTGGACAGTAAGCCCAAGAGAGTTTTTTTCAAAATTCGAAGACCAATACAATGAATTTTGGACGAGTGAAAGAAAAAGTAAAGAACAGCAATCTGGACTTTCAAGAGAACAAATCTACGCTCTTGCATCTATTGTATATAAAGAATCGGGAGGAAAGAAAGACGAGATGAAAACTATCGCAGGTTTATATTTAAACCGTTACAGAAAAGGGATGAAACTTCAGTCTGACCCTACTGTAATCTATGCGATCAATAAGCAGACGAATTTTAAAGAATCAATTAAAAGAGTATTATATAAACATTTGTCTACTCCATCTCCATATAACACTTACGCCAATGCAGGAATTCCTCCGGGGCCAATCTGTGTAGTGGATAAGAATTCAGTGGATGCTGTTTTAAATGCAGAAAGCAACAATTATATATTTATGTGTGCAGATCCTGCAAGATTTGGATATCATAAGTTTACAGCAAGTGCAGAAGAACATGCTGTAAATGCAAAAGCTTATCAGGATTGGCTGAATTCAAAAAATATAAAATAA
- the dapF gene encoding diaminopimelate epimerase, whose protein sequence is MEFYKYQGTGNDFVMVDNRDLQFPKDKKIIEKLCDRRFGIGADGLILLENDPDYDFKMVYYNSDGGESTMCGNGGRCLVAFAFFLDVFEDKCKFMAIDGEHDAEIHNGIIKLKMIDVDTISHDGNDAVLNTGSPHYVKYVENIADYDVYTQGYAIRNSENYKEKGINVNFVEKISDNEIFVRTYERGVEDETYSCGTGVTASALTFLQKDNLTSVKVKTLGGNLKVYAEKSGDSFRNIWLEGPAKQVFKGKVELL, encoded by the coding sequence ATGGAATTTTATAAATATCAGGGAACGGGAAATGACTTTGTAATGGTAGATAACCGTGATCTTCAGTTTCCTAAAGATAAAAAAATTATTGAAAAATTATGTGACAGACGTTTCGGAATAGGTGCCGACGGACTTATCCTTTTGGAAAACGATCCTGATTATGATTTTAAAATGGTATACTATAATTCTGATGGTGGAGAAAGCACAATGTGTGGAAATGGCGGAAGATGTCTTGTCGCTTTTGCTTTTTTCCTTGACGTTTTTGAAGACAAGTGTAAGTTCATGGCGATAGACGGTGAACATGACGCAGAAATTCATAACGGGATCATTAAATTAAAAATGATTGATGTAGACACCATTTCACATGATGGAAATGATGCTGTTCTAAATACCGGATCTCCTCATTATGTAAAATATGTAGAAAATATTGCCGATTATGACGTTTATACTCAGGGATACGCAATCAGAAATTCAGAAAATTATAAAGAAAAAGGAATCAATGTCAACTTTGTAGAAAAAATTTCAGATAATGAAATTTTTGTAAGAACCTATGAACGAGGCGTTGAGGACGAAACTTATAGTTGTGGAACAGGAGTTACAGCTTCTGCTTTAACTTTTCTTCAAAAAGATAATCTAACTTCCGTAAAAGTTAAAACGTTGGGCGGAAACCTTAAGGTATATGCTGAAAAAAGTGGTGATTCTTTCCGCAATATATGGCTGGAGGGTCCTGCAAAGCAAGTTTTTAAAGGTAAGGTAGAACTTCTTTAA
- the pnuC gene encoding nicotinamide riboside transporter PnuC — translation MNLYDLFVKPYESYDSLQIMLEASGAIFGTMSVYFSIKKNIWVYPTGIISTLIYVYILFNFGLLGDCLINVYYTVMSVYGWILWAKNSKDHIHVEVSWATQKEWLYAAILFILSLGFVTFIYYYKPYIDNHFSMEGTNLGLYHLDWANWLDIFTTSIFLVGMWFMAKQRIENWIFWIVGDFICMPMMIFKGLGITSVQYLVFTIMAILGYLSWKKSFKEKKVQ, via the coding sequence ATGAATTTATATGATCTTTTTGTAAAGCCCTATGAAAGCTATGATTCTTTACAGATTATGCTTGAGGCATCCGGTGCTATTTTCGGAACCATGAGCGTATATTTTTCAATTAAGAAAAATATATGGGTATATCCTACAGGCATTATTTCAACCCTGATCTATGTATATATTCTTTTTAACTTCGGGTTATTAGGTGACTGCCTTATCAATGTTTATTACACTGTGATGAGCGTCTATGGCTGGATATTATGGGCCAAAAATTCAAAAGATCACATCCATGTGGAAGTTTCATGGGCAACCCAAAAAGAGTGGCTCTATGCAGCAATCCTTTTTATCTTGAGTTTAGGATTTGTCACATTTATTTATTATTATAAACCTTATATTGATAATCATTTTTCGATGGAAGGAACCAATCTTGGATTATACCATCTGGATTGGGCAAACTGGCTGGATATTTTTACCACTTCAATATTTTTAGTAGGAATGTGGTTTATGGCCAAACAGCGCATTGAGAACTGGATTTTCTGGATTGTCGGAGATTTTATTTGCATGCCTATGATGATTTTTAAGGGTCTTGGCATCACTTCGGTTCAATATTTGGTATTTACTATAATGGCTATCTTAGGATACCTTAGTTGGAAAAAAAGTTTTAAAGAAAAAAAAGTACAATAA
- a CDS encoding amino acid permease codes for MSKIWVKKPLSAYEADMKKSELKKVLGKWSLTAIGVGAIIGGGIFVLTGTGAYYHAGPALAISFIIAGIACVFAALCYAEFASIIPVEGSAYAYAYGTVGEIFAWAMGWCLILEYAMASMAVSVSWSGYFNKFLKIFNIHLPAYLTSDPSSYTGDGFSMNLPAFILVLLITALLVKGTKEAAGANNLIVLMKTSAVIFVIIAGVYIIFSNTDLYNAVDGVKNWKPFIPDQIKLKNSEGDLVSAYGIKGIISGAAAIFFAYIGFDAVSTQAGEAINPKKDVPFAIIASLLICTALYICVSLVLTGMMHYTDFNPEGKYPDAIKAPVAYAFEIAGKHWASNVVTIAATVGLISVVMVMMMGQSRIFIGMAKDGLIPKFFGELHPKTKTPYKGIIILGIVVALIAAFTPISTLADMTSFGTLFAFTLVCVAVWVMRKKEPNLIRPFKVPAYKVVVALGVVINIYLIFNLSAHALELSAVWLFLGGLVYFLYGKSNSKLNNPEKYQND; via the coding sequence ATGTCGAAAATTTGGGTTAAAAAACCACTAAGTGCCTATGAGGCAGATATGAAGAAAAGTGAGCTGAAAAAAGTCCTTGGAAAATGGAGTTTAACAGCGATAGGAGTAGGTGCTATCATTGGAGGTGGAATCTTTGTTCTTACGGGAACAGGAGCCTATTATCATGCAGGACCAGCGCTTGCAATCTCCTTTATTATTGCAGGTATTGCCTGTGTTTTTGCAGCATTATGCTATGCGGAGTTCGCCTCCATTATTCCTGTTGAAGGATCTGCTTATGCATATGCGTATGGTACAGTAGGAGAAATTTTTGCATGGGCAATGGGATGGTGTCTCATTCTGGAGTATGCTATGGCCAGTATGGCCGTTTCCGTGAGTTGGTCCGGATATTTTAATAAATTTTTGAAGATATTTAATATTCACTTACCAGCCTATCTTACTTCAGATCCGTCAAGTTATACAGGAGATGGATTTTCCATGAACCTGCCTGCATTTATTCTTGTTCTATTGATTACCGCCTTATTGGTAAAAGGAACTAAAGAAGCTGCAGGAGCTAATAACCTGATTGTTTTGATGAAAACTTCAGCCGTTATTTTTGTAATCATTGCCGGGGTCTATATTATTTTTTCCAATACTGATCTTTACAACGCAGTTGATGGAGTGAAGAATTGGAAACCTTTTATTCCTGATCAGATAAAGCTTAAAAATTCTGAAGGCGATTTAGTTTCCGCCTATGGTATCAAAGGGATTATTTCCGGAGCTGCGGCTATCTTTTTTGCTTATATTGGTTTTGATGCTGTTTCTACTCAGGCTGGAGAAGCGATCAATCCTAAAAAAGATGTACCATTTGCGATTATCGCTTCATTGTTGATTTGTACTGCTTTATATATTTGTGTATCTCTTGTATTGACAGGAATGATGCATTATACAGACTTTAATCCTGAGGGAAAATATCCTGATGCCATTAAAGCTCCTGTAGCGTATGCGTTTGAAATTGCAGGAAAACATTGGGCAAGTAATGTGGTGACCATTGCCGCGACTGTAGGGTTGATTTCTGTAGTAATGGTAATGATGATGGGGCAGTCAAGAATCTTTATCGGAATGGCAAAAGATGGATTAATTCCTAAGTTTTTTGGTGAACTTCATCCAAAAACAAAAACACCTTACAAAGGAATTATTATATTAGGAATTGTAGTGGCTCTTATTGCTGCATTTACACCGATTTCTACATTAGCTGATATGACCAGCTTTGGAACCCTGTTTGCATTTACGCTTGTTTGTGTGGCAGTTTGGGTAATGAGAAAAAAAGAACCGAATTTGATTAGACCTTTTAAAGTACCAGCCTATAAAGTTGTAGTTGCATTGGGAGTGGTGATTAATATCTATTTGATCTTTAACCTAAGTGCTCATGCATTGGAACTTTCTGCAGTATGGTTATTTTTAGGTGGTTTAGTATATTTCCTTTATGGAAAATCTAATAGTAAACTGAACAACCCTGAAAAATATCAGAACGATTAA
- a CDS encoding WD40/YVTN/BNR-like repeat-containing protein, producing the protein MKKILSIAFLSVGMIVFSQKVESVKTILNDKISIRALELYDHKVWYSGSDSKFGYVDLKDYTKKKQIRLSENKLEFRTLAQDKDSMYAANIGSPAYFFKIDKKSLRYRIVFTDVSKAAFYDALHFVDEKLAFAFSDTDDNRLKLTMYKNDEWSFFDNSIKLSQGEAAFAASNTNISSTEKYVWIATGGKASRILRLNLKDEKLEAFTTPFIQGESSQGMYSIDFYDDQFGIAVGGDYTKQDANVNNIATTNNGGETWQIQSSGENAGYMTCVKIKPGSKGKEIIAVGDQHVSYSSDFGKTWKKISDEKGLYVCQWIDGNSVVFAGKDRIVVMKLISESRSKK; encoded by the coding sequence ATGAAAAAGATTCTTTCCATTGCATTCCTGTCTGTAGGAATGATTGTGTTTTCCCAAAAGGTGGAAAGCGTAAAAACAATTCTTAATGATAAAATAAGCATCCGGGCACTTGAACTGTATGATCATAAAGTCTGGTATAGTGGGAGTGATTCTAAATTCGGGTATGTAGACCTTAAAGATTATACAAAAAAGAAACAGATCAGGCTTTCTGAAAATAAGCTTGAATTCAGAACTCTTGCACAAGATAAAGACTCGATGTATGCTGCGAATATTGGTAGTCCTGCTTATTTTTTTAAGATTGATAAGAAAAGTTTAAGATATAGAATAGTGTTTACTGATGTCAGTAAAGCTGCATTTTATGATGCTCTTCATTTTGTTGATGAAAAACTGGCTTTCGCTTTTAGTGATACTGATGATAATAGATTAAAGCTGACGATGTACAAGAATGACGAATGGAGCTTCTTTGACAACAGTATAAAACTCAGCCAGGGCGAAGCCGCTTTTGCAGCCAGTAATACCAATATTTCTTCTACTGAAAAGTATGTATGGATTGCAACCGGAGGGAAAGCTTCAAGAATTCTGAGGCTGAATCTTAAGGATGAAAAACTGGAAGCATTTACCACACCTTTTATTCAGGGAGAATCATCACAGGGAATGTACTCTATTGATTTTTATGATGATCAATTCGGAATTGCAGTAGGTGGTGACTATACTAAACAGGATGCTAATGTCAACAATATTGCAACCACTAATAATGGTGGAGAAACCTGGCAGATTCAGTCTTCAGGTGAAAATGCAGGATATATGACTTGTGTGAAAATTAAACCCGGTTCAAAAGGGAAAGAGATTATTGCCGTAGGAGATCAGCATGTTAGCTATTCTTCAGATTTTGGAAAGACGTGGAAGAAAATTTCTGATGAAAAAGGGTTATATGTTTGTCAGTGGATTGATGGAAACAGCGTTGTCTTTGCTGGGAAGGATAGAATTGTAGTAATGAAGCTGATATCAGAATCCAGATCAAAAAAATAA
- the hemN gene encoding oxygen-independent coproporphyrinogen III oxidase yields the protein MNSLIDKYNIPGPRYTSYPTVPYWEDSTFSPEGWKESVIRSFHETNAEEGISIYIHLPFCEALCTFCACHKRITKQHSVEVPYLESVLKEWKLYLELFNEKPKLKELHLGGGTPTFFSPENLKTLLEGIFTTVEIAEHPEFSFEGHPNNTTKEHLQTLYDLGFRRVSFGVQDYDPKVQKAINRIQPFENVKNVTEWAKEIGYRGISHDLVFGLPHQTWEAMEHTIRKTMELKPDRLAFYSYAHVPWVKGVGQRGFDENDLPSGEEKRRLYEDGKKLLQDLGYIEVGMDHFSLEHDDLYQSLIHKKLHRNFMGYTSSNTQLMVGLGMSAISDSWYAFAQNVKTVEEYQTMVEEGTIPVVKGHVLNEEDLIVRRHILNLMCQLETTFTIDNSFPELDNALDMLKEMENDGLVEISGKEIKITEAGRAFTRNVAMVFDLRMMRNKPETRIFSMTI from the coding sequence ATGAACTCTTTAATTGATAAGTATAATATTCCCGGGCCCCGTTACACTTCTTATCCTACCGTTCCTTATTGGGAGGATTCTACATTTTCGCCAGAAGGATGGAAGGAGAGCGTAATCAGGTCATTTCATGAAACGAATGCAGAGGAGGGAATTTCTATTTATATTCATTTGCCTTTCTGCGAGGCGTTGTGTACATTCTGTGCATGTCATAAGCGTATTACCAAACAACATAGTGTTGAAGTTCCTTATCTGGAAAGTGTTTTAAAGGAATGGAAACTTTACCTGGAGCTTTTTAATGAAAAGCCCAAATTAAAAGAATTACACCTTGGTGGTGGTACTCCTACGTTTTTCTCTCCTGAAAATTTAAAAACATTGTTGGAAGGAATCTTTACTACTGTAGAGATTGCAGAACATCCGGAATTTTCATTTGAAGGACACCCGAATAATACCACAAAGGAACACCTTCAGACTTTATATGATCTTGGTTTCAGACGAGTGAGCTTCGGTGTTCAGGATTATGATCCTAAAGTACAGAAAGCGATCAACAGAATTCAGCCTTTTGAAAATGTGAAAAACGTAACGGAATGGGCTAAGGAAATTGGTTACAGAGGAATCAGTCACGATTTGGTATTTGGTCTTCCACATCAAACCTGGGAAGCAATGGAACATACTATTAGAAAAACGATGGAGCTGAAGCCGGATAGACTCGCATTTTACTCTTATGCTCATGTTCCATGGGTAAAAGGAGTAGGGCAGAGAGGTTTTGATGAAAATGATCTTCCAAGTGGAGAAGAGAAACGTCGTTTATATGAAGATGGTAAAAAACTGCTTCAGGATTTAGGATATATTGAAGTAGGAATGGATCACTTCTCTTTAGAGCATGATGATTTGTACCAATCTCTGATCCATAAAAAACTTCACAGAAACTTTATGGGGTATACTTCAAGCAATACCCAATTGATGGTAGGACTTGGAATGTCTGCAATTTCAGATTCCTGGTATGCTTTTGCTCAGAATGTAAAAACAGTGGAAGAATATCAGACTATGGTAGAAGAAGGAACAATTCCTGTAGTGAAAGGACATGTTCTGAATGAAGAAGATTTGATTGTAAGGAGACATATTTTAAATCTGATGTGTCAGCTTGAAACCACTTTTACTATAGATAACTCTTTCCCTGAACTTGATAATGCATTAGATATGCTGAAGGAAATGGAAAATGATGGGTTGGTAGAAATTTCTGGCAAGGAAATTAAAATTACAGAAGCGGGTAGAGCATTCACCCGAAACGTAGCGATGGTTTTCGACCTCAGAATGATGAGAAATAAGCCGGAAACAAGAATTTTCTCAATGACAATATAA